In a single window of the Necator americanus strain Aroian chromosome X, whole genome shotgun sequence genome:
- a CDS encoding hypothetical protein (NECATOR_CHRX.G26201.T1) yields the protein MEVFAEQMEYVPWRSPRIKLDYEQMESLTLDEAQPQEQAEFRQRLSCKYLMQTVLAVIEVCREYHLPFVLTVVVHEKVLDSVETNATVSALIDQAVDASWSLGMSADVQRTLDAVSTSGEGDAAGTADDSAKKAENPWASPRQEPVNGIVQPRVIPPMGKPTRHTNQLDYLLNTVLKDVMKHKHAWPFNVPVDTVKLNLPDYHKVIRRPMDMKTIQKRLQNIYYFSAKECMEDVMTMFNNCYCYNPPHSDIVAMARTLEQLFLAKIVDMPGDDDVTIMCQNVENVYRDCLQNLPGEEVEIARPSSKRGPKSMRKGPSPALGGARKSASFVRASRESSIQKGAADSSSVLGDSDVPNVVEESSSGASLDVPISTSTLHPLKVQKGVKRKADTTTGVLIEEDSGKVPRRESSRPIKKPAHFIDYTQLPPRYKGKATESMKFCHKVLHELMGKKCKSFNWPFLVPVDVEGMNLSDYYDIVPNPMDLGTIKKKLDNKQYANAQEFAEDIRLVCNNCFKYNPASDIIHQHGRSLLQAFNERWANLPIDEDVADTNVVATSCEVVDEEDALESYLNSWENLKEKSLVFAESITSRLLEIREMKNKDAPQSAILEAVKSLEKLLTQTTFTVPPYTPASTRTRRAPATHIKEDSPLSNGPATSVSTIPRRDLKRPAAAHTSSEPAKLYCGRGRRPGSKNKPKVESSANGKPWKDDYEFDSGDEASHEPMSYDEKRQLSLDINKLPGDKLSMVVSIIESREDLSDISPEEIEIDFETLKPVTLRDLEAFVAAALKRKPRKTVKSDNETRKREIEDKIKKLGGTVSTQQSSKNAASTADASRHAVSRARSSSESSSGSSGSSSSSSSDSSDSESEVKSEGSKQSVRMKFSRKAGHVQIEETLSPTAPSVANVEKTEKTPRARPPPVLPTRQVRKRSGRISLPVTAETSISENSERSTTSPLMTALRPAASSKLTAIAVNPNTAAPAVTFSEQSNSLELTQNGASTVDNNGNVSSIVNSILDGSLCLRPNDPLLSSRSSSVPPSPGSKSHSQWNTPDAGSSTPELVSGGKRARTRSVPPPPASGYSTVPVENSPNRGRSSISEAKKREIELESVPSNLASSLKTDHDLTGEQPFVKKVKPGNRKRMLPPRKNAVSEQKLSPGGSHDMSTYEATDSGLSDTGASMLDQLLPTDTTKLRTPPISSGAVLDRMVSADDAKNDTSTSVGTSILDQLLPPDPNSEVAASVTSASSDARLQAKTSKISRTSDVPVLEQLQPHHSTIMSIKAAEQLEQFKLQAKLKEEKRKQLRMDEEQRRRERDGQRAIGGAGAEKGDVLRGDSRNDTGSNRPPHHSSQGKEGPRDASREQPNESHRDHSHDSHGDNSSASGTPGNTSSPSHNYVLTHEGAMLRRREQERRMRELAKDVDLTSQMELMANFEASF from the exons ATGGAAGTGTTTGCAGAGCAAATGGAGTATGTGCCATGGCGATCTCCCCGCATCAAACTCGACTACGAACAGATGGAGTCGTT aacgctggatgaagcccagcctcaagaacaagctgaaTTTCGTCAGAGGCTCAGCTGCAAGTACCTCATGCAGACAGTGTTGGcagtcatagaggtttgccgggaataccatCTGCCCTTTGTTCTAACCGTCGTTGTTCATGAGAAAGTTCTTGatagcgtagaaacgaatgcaacaGTGTCAGCGCTGATCGACCAAGCTGTGGATGCGTC GTGGAGTCTAGGAATGTCCGCTGACGTTCAAAGAACCCTAGATGCAGTGAGTACATCTGGTGAAGGTGATGCAGCCGGTACAGCCGACGACAGTGCAAAGAAAGCGGAAAATCCATGGGCATCTCCTCGTCAG GAGCCAGTAAATGGTATTGTTCAACCACGAGTTATTCCTCCCATGGGGAAACCTACGCGACACACGAATCAGTTGGACTACCTCCTCAACACTGTCCTCAAAGATGTAATGAAACACAAGCATGCTTGGCCGTTCAACGTGCCCGTTGATACAGTCAAATTGAATCTACCG GATTATCACAAAGTGATCCGTCGTCCGATGGACATGAAGACCATTCAGAAGCGTTTGCAAAATATTTACTACTTTTCCGCGAAGGAATGCATGGAG GATGTAATGACAATGTTCAACAACTGCTACTGTTACAATCCTCCTCACAGTGACATCGTAGCGATGGCTCGAACTCTCGAACAGCTCTTCTTGGCCAAGATTGTCGATATGCCCGGCGAT GATGACGTCACAATAATGTGCCAAAATGTCGAGAATGTGTATAGGGACTGCTTACAAAATCTTCCCGGCGAG gagGTGGAGATAGCAAGGCCGTCGTCGAAGCGTGGTCCGAAAAGTATGCGCAAGGGTCCCTCGCCAGCTCTGGGCGGTGCACGCAAATCAGCGTCATTCGTTCGAG CATCACGGGAGTCTTCGATCCAGAAAGGAGCTGCTGACAGTTCTTCTGTACTTGGAGATTCTGATGTACCCAATGTTGTTGAAGAATCTTCAAGTGGTGCTAGTCTAGACGTACCG ATCAGTACTTCGACTCTACATCCTCTTAAGGTGCAGAAGGGTGTTAAGAGAAAAGCCGATACCACTACTGGAGTGCTAATTGAAGAGGACTCTGGAAAA GTTCCCCGTCGTGAGTCGTCCCGACCGATCAAGAAGCCTGCACATTTCATTGACTATACCCAACTACCTCCTAGATATAAAGGCAAAGCAACCGAGTCAATGAAATTCTGCCACAAAGTTCTTCACGAATTAATGGGCAAGAAGTGCAAG TCTTTCAACTGGCCCTTCTTGGTACCTGTTGACGTTGAAGGAATGAACTTGTCTGATTACTATGATATCGTTCCAAATCCTATGGATCTtggaacaataaaaaagaagttggaCAATAAACAATACGCGAATGCACAGGAATTTGCTGAAGACATCAGACTg GTTTGCAACAATTGCTTCAAATACAATCCTGCCTCGGATATCATTCATCAGCACGGCCGATCTCTTTTGCAAGCGTTTAATGAAAGG TGGGCGAATCTACCGATAGATGAGGATGTAGCAGATACGAATGTGGTGGCTACGTCGTGCGAAGTGGTGGACGAAGAAGATGCTCTTGAAAGCTACCTCAATAGT TGGGAGAACCTGAAGGAGAAGTCGCTAGTGTTTGCGGAGAGCATAACCTCTCGTCTTCTTGAAATAAGGGAAATGAAGAACAAGGATGCTCCTCAGAGTGCTATCCTAGAAGCGGTTAAGTCTCTTGAAAAGCTGCTGACACAAACAACATTTACTGTCCCGCCATACACACCAGCCAGTACCAGGACTCGGAGAGCTCCCGCTACTCACATCAAGGAGGATTCCCCGCTGTCAAATGGACCAGCCACCTCAGTTTCAACAATA CCCCGAAGAGATCTCAAGCGCCCAGCAGCAGCGCATACGAGTTCCGAGCCGGCGAAGCTTTACTGTGGGCGTGGACGTCGTCCTGGATCGAAGAATAAACCCAAAGTTGAAAGTTCTGCAAAtggaaagccttggaaagatgACTACGAGTTCGACTCCGGCGATGAAGCATCTCACGAACCCATGTCTTACGACGAAAAACGTCAACTTAGTCTCGATATCAACAAATTACCGGGTGACAAGCTTAGTATGGTAGTCAGTATTATTGAAAGCAGGGAAGATTTGTCG GATATTAGTCCAGAAGAGATTGAAATCGACTTTGAAACCTTAAAACCTGTAACGCTTCGTGATCTGGAAGCATTCGTTGCTGCTGCACTTAAGCGAAAACCGCGTAAGA CCGTTAAAAGTGATAATGAGACGCGCAAACGGGAAATCGAGGATAAGATCAAGAAACTTGGTGGGACGGTGTCGACACAACAGTCAAGCAAGAACG CCGCATCGACAGCAGATGCGTCTCGGCATGCGGTTAGTCGTGCACGCTCGTCGTCGGAGAGCTCATCGGGTAGTTCGGGCTCGTCCTCGTCGTCCAGCAGTGACTCGTCTGATTCAGAATCAG AGGTGAAATCAGAAGGATCGAAGCAGTCGGTGCGTATGAAATTTTCGAGGAAGGCTGGACATGTGCAAATTGAAGAAACCCTCTCTCCAACTGCTCCTAGTGTTGCAAATGTTGAGAAGACAGAAAAGACTCCTCGAGCACGCCCGCCTCCTGTGTTACCCACCCGTCAGGTCCGTAAGCGGAGTGGGCGAATTTCACTGCCTGTCACAGCCGAGACCAGCATTTCTGAAAACAGTGAAAGAAGCACTACTTCTCCACTGATGACAGCTCTCCGCCCAGCTGCAAGCTCGAAATTGACGGCTATTGCTGTGAACCCGAACACAGCTGCGCCTGCTGTGACCTTCAGCGAACAGTCCAACTCTTTAGAACTGACGCAGAATGGAGCCTCTACAGTTGACAACAATGGTAACGTATCGTCGATAGTAAATTCTATTCTTGACGGATCTCTTTGTCTTCGTCCGAACGATCCCTTGCTATCTTCTCGTTCGAGTTCAGTGCCACCGTCTCCTGGATCCAAATCTCACTCACAGTGGAACACACCTGATGCTGGGTCCAGTACTCCTGAACTAGTCAGCGGTGGCAAACGTGCACGCACTCGCAGTGTCCCGCCTCCACCAGCTTCCGGTTACTCTACTGTTCCTGTTGAGAATTCTCCAAATAGAGGACGAAGTTCGATCTCTGAAgcgaaaaaacgagaaatcgAATTGGAGAGTGTTCCTTCGAATTTAGCAAGTTCGCTGAAGACTGATCATGACCTAACCGGAGAACAACCTTTCGTAAAAAAGGTGAAACCTGGAAACAGGAAGCGTATGTTGCCGCCGAGAAAGAACGCTGTATCTGAGCAAAAATTGTCACCAG GCGGCAGCCATGACATGTCTACTTACGAGGCTACGGATAGTGGGTTGTCTGATACAG GTGCCTCTATGTTGGATCAGTTACTTCCTACGGACACCACGAAACTGAGAACACCACCTATTTCAA GTGGTGCTGTTCTTGATAGGATGGTTTCTGCTGATGATGCGAAAAATGACACATCTACTTCTGTCG GTACGTCGATCCTTGACCAGCTGCTTCCTCCAGACCCAAATAGCGAGGTTGCTGCATCCGTAACAA gCGCTTCATCAGATGCACGCTTGCAGGCAAAGACATCGAAAATCAGCCGTA CTTCAGATGTACCAGTACTGGAACAGCTTCAACCCCATCATAGCACTATCATGTCGATAAAGGCAGCAGAACAGTTGGAGCAGTTCAAGCTTCAGGCTAAactgaaggaagaaaaa AGAAAACAGTTGCGAATGGATGAGGAGCAACGCCGCCGGGAGAGGGATGGTCAACGTGCGATTGGAGGAGCAGGCGCTGAAAAAGGAGATGTTCTCCGTGGTGACAGCCGAAATGACACTGGCAGTAACCGTCCTCCACATCACTCGAGCCAGGGAAAAGAGGGGCCTCGCGACGCAAGTAGAGAGCAACCGAACGAAAGCCATCGCGACCATTCTCACGATTCTCACGGCGATAATTCCTCAGCTAGTGGCACTCCTGGAAATACCTCGTCTCCAAGTCATAATTATGTTCTCACACATGAAGGAGCAATGCTTCGCCGTAGGGAACAG GAAAGAAGAATGCGTGAATTGGCCAAGGATGTTGACCTCACCAGCCAAATGGAGCTGATGGCAAATTTTGAGGCCAGCTTCTAG